CGCAACGGCATTCTCGCCAACCCGGATGGTGACGCCGTGCTGCAGGTCGGCGACGAAATATCGCTGGTGGGCTACCCGGACGCGCATGCGCGCCTGGATCCCAGCTTCCGTAACGGCAAGGAAGTGTTCGACCGCGATCTGCTCGACATGCGCATCGTCACCGAAGAGATCGTGGTAAAAAACAGCAATGCGGTCGGCAAGCGTTTAAGCCAGCTGAAGCTGACCGACCACGGTTGCTTCCTGAACCGGGTGATTCGCAGTCAGATTGAAATGCCGATTGATGACAGCATCGTGCTGAATAAAGGCGACGTGCTGCAGGTCAGCGGCGACGCGCGCCGGGTGAAAAGCGTGGCGGAGAAGATCGGCTTTATCTCCATCCACAGCCAGGTGACCGATCTGCTGGCCTTCTGCGCCTTCTTTATTATCGGCCTGCTGATTGGTCAGATCACCATCCAGTTCAGCAATTTCTCGTTCGGCATCGGCAACGCCGCCGGGCTGCTGATGTCGGGCATCATGCTCGGCTTCCTGCGTGCCAACCACCCGACCTTCGGCTATATCCCGCAGGGGGCGCTGAATATGGTGAAAGAGTTCGGCCTGATGGTGTTTATGGCCGGCGTAGGCCTGAGCGCCGGCGCCGGTATCGGCCACAGCCTGGGCGCCGTGGGCTGGCAAATGCTGGTCGCCGGCCTGCTCGTCAGCCTGGTGCCGGTGGTGCTCTGCTTCCTGTTCGGCGCCTACGTGTTGCGCATGAACCGCGCCCTGCTGTTCGGTGCAATTATGGGCGCGCGCACCTGCGCCCCGGCGATGGATATCATCAGCGACACCGCCCGCAGCAACATCCCCGCTCTCGGCTACGCCGGCACCTATGCCATTGCTAACGTATTGTTAACGCTGGCAGGTTCGCTGATTGTGGTGCTATGGCCGGGGATACTGAGCTGACGGCGCGGGCGCAGAGGAAATTTAGCGGCGAAATATTTTTGAAATTTTTATCATTCGGCAGAACTTTTCGATCGGGTGGTAGTCTTAATTAGTGCCACTGCTTTTCTTTGATGTCCCCATTTTGTGGAGCCCGATAATCCCGCCTTTTTAGGTTCAAGATTATCGGGTTTTTTGTTGCCTGAAAACCACCGGGAAAGCATTTTGCCTGGGAAACTCACTGGAAGGTCGGGAAAAATCTCGCTCCAGTTCAGGGGGAGAGCGATGCAACAGGCTGACGTCAGCACGTGCGATGGTGCTTTCGATCTCGCGCCCATGCAGCAGGAGACCGTAAAAGTTACGACCGGCTAACCAGGGAAAAAAGCGAACAGAAAACATAATACTGCGACCAGTATGATGATACTGAAGATCAGCCCGGCGCCGAACAATATCGCATGGAAGGCCAGCGTCCCCCCGCCAAAAAACAGCGCTCCGCCAACTCCCCAGCCGTTCTCTTTGCGAATCCCTCCGATAAAAGCAAGCACCAACGCAACGATCGCCAGACCGATAGTCGCGCTATTCAGTATGTTATCTATATCGATAGTTCGTTTCTCTGTCACCGGCGGTTCCTGACCTTTCAGGCCGGCTAAAATGCCGTTTTTGATAGATGACACTTTCTCCGCCACGCTGACTTCCAGCGGCGGCTTGGTCGCTAACGGATAATTGAAATGAAACAGGCTAATAAGCAAGGCCAGCGCGCCAAGCAGCATGCCGTATATGCTGATTTGATATTTATGTGTTTTGCTCATGCCACATACCATTTTTTTATGTTTTATTAAGATGCGCGTCAATGCGCGATCGGCCCGTGCCGGATAGTTCCAACAGTGCGATAGCCGCCATTCCATCGGCATAATCATTACGCCGCAGGATCATACCATAGGATGCTCCGCTCTCCATGCAACGGGCTTACTACCAGCCCTGCCCCGCAGAGGGTTATGCCAGTGTGTAATGTACAAACATTCCCCCTTTACCCACGGTTTAACCCAGACCGGATATTATTAAGAAACGTATCCTGCATACGTAGTGTGTGACTGAGACATAAATCAACATAAAGGACTAGCTATGAAAATTTCTACCATGGTTGCATCTCTCGCCCTGGCCGGCTTCTGTTTCGCGGCAAACGCGGCTACCCCTGGGAATATTGCGGTATATGCGACAGAGAAGTCGACCGGCTCCATATCCATTGGCGGCAAAGACGCCTACACCAAAACCTTTGACGTCGCCCTGGCCAAATTGCCCGGGGACGATATCGATTTATCAACACTTTGCCTGAAGGCCTACTCGCCGGATAACAAGGCCTTCAAGCTCGATACGGTTGATGAGGCATTAACCACCGGCACCTTGAAGGACGGCAAGCTGGTGAAGGGCATCGCCGTATTTGCCGCTGACAACGCCGCGGTCTACAACGCAGCCCTGGTAAAAATTACCGACGATTGTCAATAATCCGCTCAAGCAGCCTTGCATGGCTGCTTTTCCCTTTCCTTCCCGTAGTTTTTTCGGTCTTCTTACCGCCACAAGCCAAATAATAAGCAGATTCATTATCCCGTCCCGGGATAGCTTGACACATAAATATTACTCACCTAAAACTGTGATAAATTTTATGTTAACAAGATGAGAGTCGCGCTATGGGCCATGCGTCTATCGCTCCGCCGGGGATGCAATATGGCTGAAGATATCAGCATCCAAAAACGTCGCGGGGTGATGTTTGAATTGTGGCTGTCCTGGCGCTTTGTCAAAAACAATATCTGGGCGGGTGCCGTGGCGCCGACACTGTTTACTCTGGCGCTCTGTGCAGCCAAAGGTCTGCCCGGTATGGAAATCGCCATCAGCACCCTGGCATCATTTTTTTATGCCTATCTTCATCTCTACGTCTTTGATATCAACAGCCAGATATTTGGCATTGAAGAAGATAAAATCAATAAGCCGGATCGCCCGCTGGCGGCAAAAATCATTACGCTGGCGTCGGCGAAAATCAGGGCTGTCATTTTCACACTGTTGTTTTTTGCCTACGGCATCTGCCTCGGCGCCATTGGCTGGACCCTGCTCTGGGTACTGTTCGTCCTGCTGTACAGCTATACACCGTGGAGCAATAACTGGCTGCTGAAAAATCTCTTTGTCGCGCTGGGCATACTGACGCTGCTGCCGGTCGCCGCCCACAACGCCAGCGTACCGTTCATAGAAGTTGCTCACTGGCTACTGTCGCTGCTGGTGATGACCAGCTATATGATCACTACGCAGGATCTCCGCGATGTAAAAGGTGATGCACGCATCGGCAGGAAGACTTTTCCCTTGGTTTACGGCATGCGTACGGCCAAGATCGCCCTGTCGCTGGCTTACCTGCTCTCTATCGTTATCGCCCACTATACGCTGTTTACCCCAGGTGAAAACGGCAGCAGCGGCGCGCTGTTGCTCTTCGAGAGCGGATCCGCGTTAATTTTATTATGTGTCGCAGCGCGGTTGTGCAAACAAAACGCCGACTGCCGCTATGACCATTTTACCTACCGCCTGTGGGAATATTGGTACACGCTGGTGTGTATTTCCATGTTTGTCTTTTATATCAGCCGGTAGCCAGCAATCGCACTGCTCAAGACTCCCCCTTCCACCCAGCGCACAGGTTCCCCGGTATCATTTTCATTTCAGTTCAAATAATAAGCTGATTTATTATCTTGATTCGGGATAGCTTGACACATAAACATTTCTAAACTAAATGTTTTATCATCCGCATTTCCGCCATGAGAGCCCCCCGCTATGCACCGCACGCCTGCCGCTTTGCCAAGGATGCAGCATGATTGAAAATGTCAGCATCCAAAAACGCCGGGATGCGGCGTTTGAGCTGTGGTTATCCTGGCGTTTTGTCAGGAACAACGTCTGGATCGGCATTATCGCGCCAACGTTATTTACGCTGTCGCTCTGCCTCGCCCGGGGGATGGGAACGCAGGCAATAATATCCAGTATTCTGGCTACCTTTATTTATGCTTATTTTCATATCTATATCGCCGATATCAACAGCCAGATATTTGGTATTGAAGAAGACAAAATCAATAAGCCGGACCGTCCGCTGGCGGCTCAGGTCATTACGCTGAAGTCGGCTAAAATCCGCGCCGTCGTTCTCGCCCTGCTGTTTTTCGCCTATGGCCTTTACCTCGGCGTGATTGGCTGGGTGCTGTTCTGGATACTGTGCTCACTGGTATACAGCTATACGCCGTGGAGCAATAACTGGCTGTTGAAGAACGTCTTTGTTTCGCTGGGCATATTGACGCAGCTGCCGGTCGCCGCTCACAACGCCGGCGTGCCGTTCAGGGAGATTGCCGACTGGCTGCTGCCGCTGTTGCTGATGACCAGCTATATGATCACCACGCAGGATTTCAGGGACATTAAAGGCGACGCGCGCATCGGCAGAAAAACTTTTCCGCTGGTGTACGGCATGCGCAAGGGAAAAATAATCATTGCCGTCGCCTATCTGCTTTCCATCGTTATTGCCCACTACACGCTGTTTATGCCCGGTGAACAGAGCGGCAACGCTAGCGCCCTGCCCCTGTTTGAGATAGGATCCGCGCTTATTTTATTGTTCGTCTCAGCGCGTCTTTGCAAAAGAGATGCCGACAGCCGCTATGACCATTTCACCTACCGACTGTGGGAATACTGGTACACCCTGGTGTGTGTTTCCATTATTGCCGTTTATATCAGCCGTTAACCGAGCACACCATGGAGAACGCCATGCCTGAACCTCATGAGCAGGTTATTTTGCTGGATGAGCATTTCCATCAGAGTGGGACAATGGATAAAGCCGTGGTGCATAGCAATCAGACGCCTCTGCACTTGGCCTTTTCCTGCTATGTGTTTAACCGCAAAGGGGAACTGCTGATTACCCGGCGGGCGCTTAACAAAACCGCCTGGCCCGGCGTCTGGAGCAACTCGTTTTGCGGCCATCCGCAGCCCGGTGAAAGCCAAAGCGATGCAATAGCGCGTCGCGCCGCCTTCGAACTGGGCCTGACCATCAGCCCGCCGGAACTGGTGGTTCCCCACTTCCAGTACTGCGTCACCGATGCCTCCGGCGTGATGGAAAATGAATTTTGCCCAATCTACGTCGCGCACAGCGATGCGCAGCCGCAGCCTAATCCGCTTGAAGTGATGGAGTATGTCTGGGTCGGTATCGAACAGGTGATAGACGCCATTAACGCCGTTCCTCAGGTGTTTTCCCCGTGGATGGCGCTACAGCTACAGCAGCCGGAACTGCTGAAAAGAATCGGCGCGTTAGCCTGATATGCATCGGT
The nucleotide sequence above comes from Serratia rhizosphaerae. Encoded proteins:
- a CDS encoding aspartate:alanine antiporter, with the translated sequence MNINVASLLNGNYILLLFVVLALGLCLGKLRLGSVQLGSSIGVLVVSLLLGQHNFAINTEALSLGFMLFIFCVGVEAGPNFFSIFFRDGKNYLMLALVMVGTAMVMAVGLGKLFHWDIGLTAGMLAGSMTSTPVLVGAGDTLRNTITNGPALLSAQDHLSLGYALTYLIGLVSLIFGARYLPKLQHQDLPTSAQQIARERGLDTDSQRKVYLPVIRAYRVGPELVAWADGKNLRELGIYRQTGCYIERIRRNGILANPDGDAVLQVGDEISLVGYPDAHARLDPSFRNGKEVFDRDLLDMRIVTEEIVVKNSNAVGKRLSQLKLTDHGCFLNRVIRSQIEMPIDDSIVLNKGDVLQVSGDARRVKSVAEKIGFISIHSQVTDLLAFCAFFIIGLLIGQITIQFSNFSFGIGNAAGLLMSGIMLGFLRANHPTFGYIPQGALNMVKEFGLMVFMAGVGLSAGAGIGHSLGAVGWQMLVAGLLVSLVPVVLCFLFGAYVLRMNRALLFGAIMGARTCAPAMDIISDTARSNIPALGYAGTYAIANVLLTLAGSLIVVLWPGILS
- a CDS encoding DUF4354 family protein, producing the protein MKISTMVASLALAGFCFAANAATPGNIAVYATEKSTGSISIGGKDAYTKTFDVALAKLPGDDIDLSTLCLKAYSPDNKAFKLDTVDEALTTGTLKDGKLVKGIAVFAADNAAVYNAALVKITDDCQ
- a CDS encoding UbiA family prenyltransferase, coding for MAEDISIQKRRGVMFELWLSWRFVKNNIWAGAVAPTLFTLALCAAKGLPGMEIAISTLASFFYAYLHLYVFDINSQIFGIEEDKINKPDRPLAAKIITLASAKIRAVIFTLLFFAYGICLGAIGWTLLWVLFVLLYSYTPWSNNWLLKNLFVALGILTLLPVAAHNASVPFIEVAHWLLSLLVMTSYMITTQDLRDVKGDARIGRKTFPLVYGMRTAKIALSLAYLLSIVIAHYTLFTPGENGSSGALLLFESGSALILLCVAARLCKQNADCRYDHFTYRLWEYWYTLVCISMFVFYISR
- a CDS encoding UbiA family prenyltransferase, whose protein sequence is MIENVSIQKRRDAAFELWLSWRFVRNNVWIGIIAPTLFTLSLCLARGMGTQAIISSILATFIYAYFHIYIADINSQIFGIEEDKINKPDRPLAAQVITLKSAKIRAVVLALLFFAYGLYLGVIGWVLFWILCSLVYSYTPWSNNWLLKNVFVSLGILTQLPVAAHNAGVPFREIADWLLPLLLMTSYMITTQDFRDIKGDARIGRKTFPLVYGMRKGKIIIAVAYLLSIVIAHYTLFMPGEQSGNASALPLFEIGSALILLFVSARLCKRDADSRYDHFTYRLWEYWYTLVCVSIIAVYISR
- the idi gene encoding isopentenyl-diphosphate Delta-isomerase; amino-acid sequence: MPEPHEQVILLDEHFHQSGTMDKAVVHSNQTPLHLAFSCYVFNRKGELLITRRALNKTAWPGVWSNSFCGHPQPGESQSDAIARRAAFELGLTISPPELVVPHFQYCVTDASGVMENEFCPIYVAHSDAQPQPNPLEVMEYVWVGIEQVIDAINAVPQVFSPWMALQLQQPELLKRIGALA